The following are from one region of the Verrucomicrobia bacterium CG1_02_43_26 genome:
- a CDS encoding ribonuclease HIII has translation MAKNAKGDSKEPVKLYTIELSGAQMKQLQAYCEGQMWSEYKVDYALFAFKGDKVNVVAYESGKLVVQGRKTEEFVRFVLEAEITKQPKLGYDEVNHPEWFEPHAGLDESGKGDLFGPVVSACVIADSDMIRKWVEAGIKDSKQIKGDESILKFDAIIRNTQGVAVKTTFAGMRKYNELYVKFGSNLNRLLAWLHATSLKEALKVKKVSWGMLDQFSKAPLVQNYFKDSDFDLRMQTKAEEDPVVAAASIVARAEYVRQMNKLSEKAGEELRKGASGEVKAQAKRLIEKFGGEELGDYAKLHFKTAYEALGIPVPTKE, from the coding sequence ATGGCTAAAAATGCAAAAGGAGATTCTAAAGAACCTGTAAAATTATATACGATCGAGCTCTCCGGCGCTCAAATGAAACAGTTACAAGCATATTGTGAAGGACAAATGTGGAGCGAGTATAAGGTTGATTACGCGCTATTTGCTTTTAAAGGAGATAAAGTAAACGTTGTCGCTTACGAGAGCGGAAAACTCGTAGTGCAAGGAAGGAAGACGGAAGAATTTGTACGATTCGTATTAGAAGCGGAGATTACCAAGCAACCTAAGTTGGGATATGACGAAGTTAACCACCCCGAGTGGTTTGAACCACATGCCGGGTTAGATGAAAGCGGAAAAGGAGACCTGTTTGGCCCAGTCGTTTCAGCCTGCGTGATTGCCGATAGTGACATGATTCGTAAATGGGTAGAAGCGGGGATAAAGGACAGCAAGCAGATCAAAGGCGATGAAAGCATTTTAAAGTTTGATGCTATTATTCGAAACACACAGGGCGTAGCCGTTAAAACAACCTTTGCCGGTATGCGTAAGTACAACGAACTGTATGTTAAATTTGGGTCAAACCTAAATCGCTTGTTAGCTTGGCTGCACGCAACTTCACTAAAAGAAGCATTAAAAGTAAAAAAAGTTTCCTGGGGCATGTTAGACCAGTTTAGCAAGGCACCGCTTGTACAAAACTATTTTAAAGACTCTGATTTTGATTTAAGAATGCAGACAAAGGCCGAGGAAGACCCTGTGGTAGCGGCGGCCTCAATTGTTGCGCGCGCCGAATATGTTCGGCAGATGAATAAATTGTCTGAAAAGGCGGGAGAAGAGCTTCGTAAAGGCGCGAGCGGCGAAGTAAAAGCCCAGGCCAAGCGGTTGATAGAAAAATTTGGTGGCGAAGAACTAGGGGACTATGCTAAGCTGCACTTCAAGACAGCATACGAAGCCTTAGGAATTCCTGTGCCGACTAAAGAATAA